A window of the Cuculus canorus isolate bCucCan1 chromosome 3, bCucCan1.pri, whole genome shotgun sequence genome harbors these coding sequences:
- the CHRNA2 gene encoding neuronal acetylcholine receptor subunit alpha-2 isoform X2, which produces MKFGSWTYDKANIDLENMEHHVDLKDYWESGEWAIINAIGTYNSKKYDCCTEIYPDITFYFVIRRLPLFYTINLIIPCLLISCLTVLVFYLPSDCGEKITLCISVLLSLTVFLLLITEIIPSTSLVIPLIGEYLLFTMIFVTLSIIITVFVLNVHHRSPSTHTMPQWVRSFFLGFIPRWLFMKRPPVLPPPEGTTGQYDLPGTRLSTSQCWLETDVDDKWEEEEEEEEEEEEEEEEKTYPSHMSQAGTHGQDTQCRYGCRRQARKTSAGSAPRVPPKGEEEEAMGSDRGLMLSPSILKALEGVQYIADHLRAEDADFSVKEDWKYVAMVIDRIFLWMFIIVCLLGTVGLFLPPYLAGMI; this is translated from the exons ATGAAGTTTGGCTCCTGGACCTATGATAAGGCCAATATCGACCTGGAGAACATGGAGCACCATGTGGACCTCAAGGATTACTGGGAGAGTGGCGAGTGGGCCATCATAAATGCCATTGGCACCTATAATTCCAAGAAGTATGACTGCTGCACTGAAATCTACCCTGACATCACCTTTTACTTTGTCATTCGCCGTCTTCCGCTCTTCTACACCATCAATCTCATTATACCTTGCCTGCTGATCTCCTGCCTGACTGTGCTCGTCTTCTACCTGCCTTCTGACTGCGGGGAGAAGATCACCCTGTGCATCTCTGTCCTGCTGTCCCTCACTGTCTTCCTATTGCTCATCACAGAAATCATCCCGTCCACCTCACTGGTCATCCCTCTCATCGGCGAGTACCTCCTCTTCACCATGATCTTTGTCACACTTTCCATCATCATCACTGTCTTTGTCCTCAATGTCCACCACcgctcccccagcacccacacaaTGCCTCAGTGGGTGCGCAGCTTCTTTCTTGGCTTCATCCCTCGCTGGCTTTTCATGAAGAGACCACCGGTGCTGCCTCCTCCTGAGGGGACCACGGGGCAGTATGACCTCCCAGGGACAAGGCTCAGCACCTCCCAGTGTTGGCTGGAGACTGACGTAGATGAcaagtgggaggaggaggaggaggaagaagaagaggaggaggaggaagaggaggagaagacatACCCCAGCCACATGTCCCAGGCAGGCACCCATGGCCAGGACACCCAGTGCCGTTACGGCTGCAGGCGCCAAGCTAGGAAGACATCGGCAGGTTCAGCCCCTCGGGTGCCCCccaagggggaggaggaggaggcgatGGGCTCAGACCGGGGGCTGATGCTGTCGCCCAGCATCCTGAAGGCCCTTGAAGGGGTGCAGTACATTGCGGACCACCTGCGAGCTGAGGATGCTGACTTCTCG GTAAAGGAGGACTGGAAGTACGTGGCCATGGTGATCGACCGCATCTTCCTCTGGATGTTCATCATTGTCTGCCTGCTGGGCACCGTGGGGCTCTTCCTCCCACCTTACCTGGCGGGGATGATCTAG
- the PTK2B gene encoding protein-tyrosine kinase 2-beta isoform X4, with translation MGWLSRLFNQLSWKGCSAPSTPGVVKMSTIPEALGRPRSSSSRSLAGTLESTLGMGTFEMDKEEMRILKVCFYSNSFNMGKNFKLVKCPVTTEIREVIKSILVSGRIGPDIKLAECYGLRLKHVKSDEIHWLHPALTVGEVQEKYECLHLEAEWRYDLQIRYLPEDFMERFKEDRTTLLYFYQQLRSEYMQNYASKVSEGMALQLGCLELRRFYKDMPQNALDKKSNFEFLEKEVGLDLFFPSQMQENLKPKQFRKMIQQTFQQYALLREEECILKFLHTLSSFANIDQESYRCELIQGWNITVDLVIGPKGIRQMTSKEAKPTCLAEFKHIKSIKCSSVEEGRAVLQLGLSGTPQSLAIKTASLAEAENMADLIDGYCRLQGDLETSFIVFPRREQEKRISLPQIPAPHLEERQSTLSDSMSVDSDIYAEIPDESSRPRSGVQHYGISREDVMLGRILGEGFFGEVYEGIYTTPKGERINVAVKTCKKDCSPENKDKFLSEAVLMKKLDHPHIVKLIGIAEEEPTWIIMELYPYGELGQYLEQNKHCLAVPTLILYALQISKALAYLEAINCVHRDIAVRNILVANPECVKLGDFGLSRYIEDEEYYKASVTRLPIKWMSPESINFRRFTTASDVWMFAVCMWEILSYGKQPFFWLENKDVIGVLERGDRLPKPDLCPPILYTLMTRCWDYDPSERPKFKDLVCSLSDIYLMEKELAKEQERNNRHRPPKILEPPSFQEPPPKPSRPKYKPPPQNNLLAPKLQFQVPEGLCASSPTLTSPIEYQSPANSLHTPPLNRHNVLKRHSMREEDFLRPSSREEAQKLWELERLKMRQVLDKQQKQMMEDYQWLRQEEKSLDPAVFMNNNLPPLLPEKETDYNGVAEFTGPPQKPPRLGAQQSIHPAPTANLDRTDDTVYSNVMDLVRAVLQLKNEISLLPPEGYILVVKNVGLSLRKLIGSVDEILPILPAASRTEIEGTQKLLNKDLANLINKMRLAQQNAVTSLSEECKRQMLTASHTLAVDAKNLLDAVDQAKVQANLVKLCLE, from the exons GAGGTGATCAAGTCCATCCTGGTGAGTGGCCGCATCGGGCCTGACATCAAGTTGGCTGAGTGCTATGGGCTCCGCCTGAAGCATGTGAAGTCGGATGAGATCCATTGGCTGCACCCAGCCCTAACGGTGGGTGAAGTACAGGAGAAGTACGAGTGCCTGCACCTGGAGGCAGAGTGGAG GTATGATCTCCAAATACGCTATCTGCCCGAGGATTTCATGGAGCGCTTCAAAGAGGACAGGACAACCTTGCTGTACTTCTACCAGCAG CTCCGGAGCGAGTACATGCAGAATTATGCCAGCAAGGTGAGCGAAGGCATGGCCCTGCAGTTGGGCTGCCTGGAGCTCAG GAGGTTTTATAAAGACATGCCTCAAAATGCGCTGGATAAGAAGTCCAACTTCGAGTTCTTGGA GAAGGAGGTGGGTCTGGACCTCTTCTTCCCCAGCCAGATGCAGGAGAACCTGAAG CCCAAGCAGTTTCGGAAGATGATCCAGCAAACATTCCAGCAGTACGCTCTGCTGCGGGAGGAGGAGTGCATCCTCAAGTTCCTCCACACTCTCTCCTCCTTCGCCAACATCGACCAGGAGAGCTACCGCTGTGAGCTCATC CAAGGGTGGAACATCACGGTGGACCTGGTTATTGGACCCAAGGGCATCCGGCAGATGACAAGCAAGGAAGCCAAG CCCACGTGTTTGGCCGAATTCAAGCACATCAAGTCCATCAAATGCTCCAGCGTGGAGGAGGGCcgggctgtgctgcagctggggctCAGTGGCACCCCCCAG TCCCTGGCCATCAAGACAGCTTCTCTGGCTGAGGCGGAGAACATGGCAGACCTCATTGATGGCTACTGCCGATTGCAAGGGGACTTGGAAACCTCCTTCATCGTCTTCCCCAGGAGAG agcaggagaagaggatCAGCTTGCCACAGATCCCTGCCCC gCACCTGGAGGAGAGGCAATCCACACTGTCAGACAGCATGAGTGTGG ATTCTGATATTTATGCTGAAATCCCTGATGAGTCTTCAAGACCCAGGTCTGGAG tCCAGCACTACGGAATCTCCCGGGAGGATGTCATGTTGGGCAGGATCCTCGGGGAAGGCTTCTTTGGAGAGGTCTACGAGGGGATCTACACTACCCCC AAAGGGGAGCGGATCAACGTGGCTGTGAAGACCTGCAAGAAGGACTGCAGCCCAGAGAACAAGGACAAGTTCCTGAGTGAAGCAG TGCTGATGAAGAAGCTGGACCACCCCCATATTGTGAAGCTCATTGGCATTGCAGAAGAGGAGCCCACCTGGATCATCATGGAGCTCTATCCCTACGGAGAG CTGGGGCAATATCTGGAGCAGAACAAGCACTGCCTCGCTGTGCCCACGCTCATCCTCTATGCGCTGCAGATCAGCAAAGCCCTGGCCTACCTGGAGGCCATCAACTGCGTGCACAG AGATATTGCTGTTAGAAACATCCTAGTGGCCAACCCAGAGTGCGTGAAGCTGGGTGACTTTGGGCTCTCCAGGTACATCGAGGACGAGGAGTACTATAAAG CATCTGTCACCCGTCTCCCCATCAAGTGGATGTCACCTGAATCCATCAACTTCCGACGCTTCACGACAGCCAGCGATGTGTGGATGTTTG CTGTGTGCATGTGGGAGATCCTGAGCTATGGCAAGCAGCCCTTCTTctggctggagaacaaggatgTGATTGGGGTGCTGGAAAGGGGAGACCGCCTGCCCAAGCCTGACCTCTGCCCGCCCATCCTCTATACCCTCATGACACGCTGCTGGGACTACGACCCCAGCGAAAGGCCCAAGTTCAAGGACTTGGTTTGCAGTTTGAG TGACATCTACCtgatggagaaggagctggCCAAAGAGCAGGAGAGGAACAACCGCCACCGGCCTCCCAAAATCCTGGAGCCGCCATCCTTCCAGGAGCCACCTCCAAAG cccagcagacCCAAGTACAAGCCACCACCCCAGAACAACCTCCTGGCTCCCAAGCTGCAGTTCCAG GTTCCCGAGGGTCTGTGTGCCAGCTCGCCTACGCTCACCAGCCCCATCGAGTACCAGTCTCCGGCCAACTCCCTGCACACCCCACCACTCAACCGCCACAACGTCTTGAAGCGCCACAGCATGAGG GAGGAAGATTTCCTCCgtcccagcagcagggaggaggcacaGAAGCTCTGGGAGCTTGAGAGGCTCAAGATGCGGCAGGTCCTGGacaagcagcagaagcagatgaTGGAGGACTACCAGTGGCTGCGGCAGGAGGAGAAATCCCTG gACCCAGCAGTGTTTATGAACAACAACCTCCCTCCG CTGCTCCCAGAGAAAGAGACGGATTACA ATGGTGTAGCGGAGTTCACAGGTCCCCCACAGAAGCCTCCAAGACTTGGGGCACAG CAATCCATCCACCCAGCTCCCACTGCTAACCTGGACCGCACGGATGACACAGTGTACAGCAATGTCATGGACCTGGTGcgagctgtgctgcagctgaagaaCGAGATCAGCCTCCTGCCCCCAGAGGGGTACATCCTGGTGGTGAAG AACGTGGGCCTGTCCCTGCGGAAGCTGATTGGCAGCGTTGATGAGATCCTGCCcatcctgcctgctgcctcGCGCACTGAG ATTGAGGGGACCCAAAAGCTGCTCAACAAGGACTTGGCCAACCTCATCAACAAGATGCGGCTGGCACAGCAGAACGCCGTCACCTCGCTGAGCGAAGAGTGCAAGCGACAGATGCTGACAGCTTCCCACACCCTGGCTGTGGATGCCAAGAACCTCCTGGATGCTGTGGACCAAGCCAAGGTCCAGGCCAACTTGGTGAAGCTGTGCTTGGAGTGA
- the LOC128851744 gene encoding uncharacterized protein LOC128851744: MVMGGLSWFLLMGLCAFVPPITTQGGPEEDVTPSTRMEELGYHLTQDGDHLQDPQHCGITFHTPSPCSPRGPPPSASRDELDHLKDLLQNTKASLKDVEMAAMLEDNQTRYQDIITEALPAIHGANLEFQESLDNVRRELEAHMAEANHPQMAEKKEKLRKGVRVVAHMLRLTGRLAQTLDATSRRLHAELSQRLQSSAAHAATTTEP, from the exons ATGGTCATGGGGGGGCTCAGTTGGTTCCTGCTGATGGGGCTTTGTGCCTTCGTCCCCCCCATCACCACCCAAGGGGGACCAGAAGAGGACGTGACACCCAGCACCAGGATGGAGGAGTTGGGGTATCACCTCACCCAGGATGGGGAccacctccaggacccccagcACTGTGGCATCACCTTCCACACCCCAAGCCCTTGCAGCCCCCGTGGGCCACCACCCTCGGCCTCCCGGGATGAGCTGGATCATCTCAAAGACCTCTTGCAGAACACCAAGGCGAGCCTGAAGGACGTGGAGATGGCAGCTATGCTGGAGGACAACCAGACCCGCTACCAGGATATCATCACCGAGGCGCTGCCTGCCATCCATGGAGCCAACCTGGAATTTCAAGAGAGCTTGGACAACGTCCGTAGGGAGCTGGAGGCTCACATGGCTGAGGCCAATCACCCCCAGATGGCTGAGAAGAAGGAGAA GCTGAGGAAGGGTGTCCGTGTGGTGGCCCACATGCTACGTCTCACTGGCCGCCTGGCCCAGACCCTCGATGCCACCTCCCGCCGCCTCCATGCTGAGCTGAGCCAGCGCCTGCAGAGCTCGGCCGCCCATGCTGCCACCACCACCGAGCCCTAG
- the PTK2B gene encoding protein-tyrosine kinase 2-beta isoform X5 translates to MSTIPEALGRPRSSSSRSLAGTLESTLGMGTFEMDKEEMRILKVCFYSNSFNMGKNFKLVKCPVTTEIREVIKSILVSGRIGPDIKLAECYGLRLKHVKSDEIHWLHPALTVGEVQEKYECLHLEAEWRYDLQIRYLPEDFMERFKEDRTTLLYFYQQLRSEYMQNYASKVSEGMALQLGCLELRRFYKDMPQNALDKKSNFEFLEKEVGLDLFFPSQMQENLKPKQFRKMIQQTFQQYALLREEECILKFLHTLSSFANIDQESYRCELIQGWNITVDLVIGPKGIRQMTSKEAKPTCLAEFKHIKSIKCSSVEEGRAVLQLGLSGTPQSLAIKTASLAEAENMADLIDGYCRLQGDLETSFIVFPRREQEKRISLPQIPAPHLEERQSTLSDSMSVDSDIYAEIPDESSRPRSGVQHYGISREDVMLGRILGEGFFGEVYEGIYTTPKGERINVAVKTCKKDCSPENKDKFLSEAVLMKKLDHPHIVKLIGIAEEEPTWIIMELYPYGELGQYLEQNKHCLAVPTLILYALQISKALAYLEAINCVHRDIAVRNILVANPECVKLGDFGLSRYIEDEEYYKASVTRLPIKWMSPESINFRRFTTASDVWMFAVCMWEILSYGKQPFFWLENKDVIGVLERGDRLPKPDLCPPILYTLMTRCWDYDPSERPKFKDLVCSLSDIYLMEKELAKEQERNNRHRPPKILEPPSFQEPPPKPSRPKYKPPPQNNLLAPKLQFQVPEGLCASSPTLTSPIEYQSPANSLHTPPLNRHNVLKRHSMREEDFLRPSSREEAQKLWELERLKMRQVLDKQQKQMMEDYQWLRQEEKSLDPAVFMNNNLPPLLPEKETDYNGVAEFTGPPQKPPRLGAQQSIHPAPTANLDRTDDTVYSNVMDLVRAVLQLKNEISLLPPEGYILVVKNVGLSLRKLIGSVDEILPILPAASRTEIEGTQKLLNKDLANLINKMRLAQQNAVTSLSEECKRQMLTASHTLAVDAKNLLDAVDQAKVQANLVKLCLE, encoded by the exons GAGGTGATCAAGTCCATCCTGGTGAGTGGCCGCATCGGGCCTGACATCAAGTTGGCTGAGTGCTATGGGCTCCGCCTGAAGCATGTGAAGTCGGATGAGATCCATTGGCTGCACCCAGCCCTAACGGTGGGTGAAGTACAGGAGAAGTACGAGTGCCTGCACCTGGAGGCAGAGTGGAG GTATGATCTCCAAATACGCTATCTGCCCGAGGATTTCATGGAGCGCTTCAAAGAGGACAGGACAACCTTGCTGTACTTCTACCAGCAG CTCCGGAGCGAGTACATGCAGAATTATGCCAGCAAGGTGAGCGAAGGCATGGCCCTGCAGTTGGGCTGCCTGGAGCTCAG GAGGTTTTATAAAGACATGCCTCAAAATGCGCTGGATAAGAAGTCCAACTTCGAGTTCTTGGA GAAGGAGGTGGGTCTGGACCTCTTCTTCCCCAGCCAGATGCAGGAGAACCTGAAG CCCAAGCAGTTTCGGAAGATGATCCAGCAAACATTCCAGCAGTACGCTCTGCTGCGGGAGGAGGAGTGCATCCTCAAGTTCCTCCACACTCTCTCCTCCTTCGCCAACATCGACCAGGAGAGCTACCGCTGTGAGCTCATC CAAGGGTGGAACATCACGGTGGACCTGGTTATTGGACCCAAGGGCATCCGGCAGATGACAAGCAAGGAAGCCAAG CCCACGTGTTTGGCCGAATTCAAGCACATCAAGTCCATCAAATGCTCCAGCGTGGAGGAGGGCcgggctgtgctgcagctggggctCAGTGGCACCCCCCAG TCCCTGGCCATCAAGACAGCTTCTCTGGCTGAGGCGGAGAACATGGCAGACCTCATTGATGGCTACTGCCGATTGCAAGGGGACTTGGAAACCTCCTTCATCGTCTTCCCCAGGAGAG agcaggagaagaggatCAGCTTGCCACAGATCCCTGCCCC gCACCTGGAGGAGAGGCAATCCACACTGTCAGACAGCATGAGTGTGG ATTCTGATATTTATGCTGAAATCCCTGATGAGTCTTCAAGACCCAGGTCTGGAG tCCAGCACTACGGAATCTCCCGGGAGGATGTCATGTTGGGCAGGATCCTCGGGGAAGGCTTCTTTGGAGAGGTCTACGAGGGGATCTACACTACCCCC AAAGGGGAGCGGATCAACGTGGCTGTGAAGACCTGCAAGAAGGACTGCAGCCCAGAGAACAAGGACAAGTTCCTGAGTGAAGCAG TGCTGATGAAGAAGCTGGACCACCCCCATATTGTGAAGCTCATTGGCATTGCAGAAGAGGAGCCCACCTGGATCATCATGGAGCTCTATCCCTACGGAGAG CTGGGGCAATATCTGGAGCAGAACAAGCACTGCCTCGCTGTGCCCACGCTCATCCTCTATGCGCTGCAGATCAGCAAAGCCCTGGCCTACCTGGAGGCCATCAACTGCGTGCACAG AGATATTGCTGTTAGAAACATCCTAGTGGCCAACCCAGAGTGCGTGAAGCTGGGTGACTTTGGGCTCTCCAGGTACATCGAGGACGAGGAGTACTATAAAG CATCTGTCACCCGTCTCCCCATCAAGTGGATGTCACCTGAATCCATCAACTTCCGACGCTTCACGACAGCCAGCGATGTGTGGATGTTTG CTGTGTGCATGTGGGAGATCCTGAGCTATGGCAAGCAGCCCTTCTTctggctggagaacaaggatgTGATTGGGGTGCTGGAAAGGGGAGACCGCCTGCCCAAGCCTGACCTCTGCCCGCCCATCCTCTATACCCTCATGACACGCTGCTGGGACTACGACCCCAGCGAAAGGCCCAAGTTCAAGGACTTGGTTTGCAGTTTGAG TGACATCTACCtgatggagaaggagctggCCAAAGAGCAGGAGAGGAACAACCGCCACCGGCCTCCCAAAATCCTGGAGCCGCCATCCTTCCAGGAGCCACCTCCAAAG cccagcagacCCAAGTACAAGCCACCACCCCAGAACAACCTCCTGGCTCCCAAGCTGCAGTTCCAG GTTCCCGAGGGTCTGTGTGCCAGCTCGCCTACGCTCACCAGCCCCATCGAGTACCAGTCTCCGGCCAACTCCCTGCACACCCCACCACTCAACCGCCACAACGTCTTGAAGCGCCACAGCATGAGG GAGGAAGATTTCCTCCgtcccagcagcagggaggaggcacaGAAGCTCTGGGAGCTTGAGAGGCTCAAGATGCGGCAGGTCCTGGacaagcagcagaagcagatgaTGGAGGACTACCAGTGGCTGCGGCAGGAGGAGAAATCCCTG gACCCAGCAGTGTTTATGAACAACAACCTCCCTCCG CTGCTCCCAGAGAAAGAGACGGATTACA ATGGTGTAGCGGAGTTCACAGGTCCCCCACAGAAGCCTCCAAGACTTGGGGCACAG CAATCCATCCACCCAGCTCCCACTGCTAACCTGGACCGCACGGATGACACAGTGTACAGCAATGTCATGGACCTGGTGcgagctgtgctgcagctgaagaaCGAGATCAGCCTCCTGCCCCCAGAGGGGTACATCCTGGTGGTGAAG AACGTGGGCCTGTCCCTGCGGAAGCTGATTGGCAGCGTTGATGAGATCCTGCCcatcctgcctgctgcctcGCGCACTGAG ATTGAGGGGACCCAAAAGCTGCTCAACAAGGACTTGGCCAACCTCATCAACAAGATGCGGCTGGCACAGCAGAACGCCGTCACCTCGCTGAGCGAAGAGTGCAAGCGACAGATGCTGACAGCTTCCCACACCCTGGCTGTGGATGCCAAGAACCTCCTGGATGCTGTGGACCAAGCCAAGGTCCAGGCCAACTTGGTGAAGCTGTGCTTGGAGTGA
- the CHRNA2 gene encoding neuronal acetylcholine receptor subunit alpha-2 isoform X1, translating to MGDTITRNMERLSHGIIPLVAWCFITFQAAACLQAQPGSHAEERLFKHLFTGYNRWSRPVPNTSDVVIVRFGLSIAQLIDVDEKNQMMTTNVWLKQEWSDYKLRWDPAEFDNVTSIRVPSEMIWIPDLVLYNNADGEFAVTHMTKAHLFSNGRVKWVPPAIYKSSCSIDVTFFPFDQQNCKMKFGSWTYDKANIDLENMEHHVDLKDYWESGEWAIINAIGTYNSKKYDCCTEIYPDITFYFVIRRLPLFYTINLIIPCLLISCLTVLVFYLPSDCGEKITLCISVLLSLTVFLLLITEIIPSTSLVIPLIGEYLLFTMIFVTLSIIITVFVLNVHHRSPSTHTMPQWVRSFFLGFIPRWLFMKRPPVLPPPEGTTGQYDLPGTRLSTSQCWLETDVDDKWEEEEEEEEEEEEEEEEKTYPSHMSQAGTHGQDTQCRYGCRRQARKTSAGSAPRVPPKGEEEEAMGSDRGLMLSPSILKALEGVQYIADHLRAEDADFSVKEDWKYVAMVIDRIFLWMFIIVCLLGTVGLFLPPYLAGMI from the exons ATGGGGGACACCATCACAAGGAACATGGAAAGGCTGTCCCATGGCATCATCCCCCTTGTCGCATGGTGCTTCATCACCTTCCAGGCGG ctgcctgcctgcaggcaCAGCCTGGCAGCCACGCCGAGGAGCGCCTCTTCAAGCACCTCTTCACTGGCTACAACCGTTGGTCACGGCCAGTGCCCAACACCTCCGATGTGGTCATCGTGAGGTTTGGACTCTCCATTGCTCAGCTGATCGACGTG GATGAGAAGAACCAGATGATGACCACGAATGTCTGGCTGAAACAG GAGTGGAGCGACTACAAGCTGCGCTGGGACCCAGCAGAGTTTGACAATGTCACATCTATCCGAGTGCCCTCTGAGATGATCTGGATCCCTGACCTCGTGCTCTACAACAA tgCTGATGGGGAGTTCGCCGTGACCCACATGACGAAGGCCCACCTCTTCTCCAATGGGAGGGTGAAGTGGGTGCCACCTGCCATCTACAAGAGCTCATGCAGCATTGACGTCACCTTCTTCCCCTTTGACCAGCAGAACTGTAAGATGAAGTTTGGCTCCTGGACCTATGATAAGGCCAATATCGACCTGGAGAACATGGAGCACCATGTGGACCTCAAGGATTACTGGGAGAGTGGCGAGTGGGCCATCATAAATGCCATTGGCACCTATAATTCCAAGAAGTATGACTGCTGCACTGAAATCTACCCTGACATCACCTTTTACTTTGTCATTCGCCGTCTTCCGCTCTTCTACACCATCAATCTCATTATACCTTGCCTGCTGATCTCCTGCCTGACTGTGCTCGTCTTCTACCTGCCTTCTGACTGCGGGGAGAAGATCACCCTGTGCATCTCTGTCCTGCTGTCCCTCACTGTCTTCCTATTGCTCATCACAGAAATCATCCCGTCCACCTCACTGGTCATCCCTCTCATCGGCGAGTACCTCCTCTTCACCATGATCTTTGTCACACTTTCCATCATCATCACTGTCTTTGTCCTCAATGTCCACCACcgctcccccagcacccacacaaTGCCTCAGTGGGTGCGCAGCTTCTTTCTTGGCTTCATCCCTCGCTGGCTTTTCATGAAGAGACCACCGGTGCTGCCTCCTCCTGAGGGGACCACGGGGCAGTATGACCTCCCAGGGACAAGGCTCAGCACCTCCCAGTGTTGGCTGGAGACTGACGTAGATGAcaagtgggaggaggaggaggaggaagaagaagaggaggaggaggaagaggaggagaagacatACCCCAGCCACATGTCCCAGGCAGGCACCCATGGCCAGGACACCCAGTGCCGTTACGGCTGCAGGCGCCAAGCTAGGAAGACATCGGCAGGTTCAGCCCCTCGGGTGCCCCccaagggggaggaggaggaggcgatGGGCTCAGACCGGGGGCTGATGCTGTCGCCCAGCATCCTGAAGGCCCTTGAAGGGGTGCAGTACATTGCGGACCACCTGCGAGCTGAGGATGCTGACTTCTCG GTAAAGGAGGACTGGAAGTACGTGGCCATGGTGATCGACCGCATCTTCCTCTGGATGTTCATCATTGTCTGCCTGCTGGGCACCGTGGGGCTCTTCCTCCCACCTTACCTGGCGGGGATGATCTAG